One window of the Nicotiana tabacum cultivar K326 chromosome 4, ASM71507v2, whole genome shotgun sequence genome contains the following:
- the LOC107780066 gene encoding receptor-like protein Cf-9 homolog, giving the protein MGCLFLVLVFVLQYPIIVLSSVLCSQDQSLALQQLKLKLTIDESSSSDCESNGHLPYPKTISWNKSTDCCTWDGVTCDRITGQITGLDLSCSQLHGTIDSNSTLFQLSHLLKLNLAYNDFSPSQISSKFGWFPSLAHLNLSHSGFSGKIPSEVSYLSKLISLDLSAGLEELRFGPHTFKLLLQNLTQLKELHLTSTYISSALPSNFSSSLEVLNLLSTELSGKVPDHIFHLRRLQILNLGSNLYLKGHLPKMQWNSSSSLKELDLSSSGFFGNVPDAIGHLSSLSFLDFSSCYFSGTIPQSIGNLTKLNNLRLFSNNFNGSLPSTISNLVQLVEFDISSNNFSGDIPNIFSNFTKLKSLSLADNLFTGLFPSSVTNLTKLESLILSNCSIAGPIPSIATGFPNLILLFLSDNLLTGEIPSWIFDLPSLKFLQMRANHLTGQLKEFGYNLLEVLDVGDNKLHGPIPRSFSKLVNLTTLDLSTNNLSGGLDIGMFSNCKQLRRLGLSFNNLSVFSSHKDMALPRSIGRLYASSCNIRELNFLQAATRIGQLDLSNNKIYGKIPDWAWSDWQSSLFYLNLSSNFLTAIDPLHDFENLVYLDLGSNLIQGEVPAPPPYMFIFIVSNNNFSGKLPSPLCKMSSLMILDLSNNSLTGVIPKCLVNMSRNLSVLDLHDNQFHGTLPKNFGKGSSLRSLNLRKNKLALEVLDLGENSLNDTFPKWLGTLPRLQILSLRSNRLHGPVTTSINQVLFSKLKILDLSYNDFTGNLTERFFRNLKAMTIVDPRGTPLTYIGEYLYHDSLTVAIKGQQLQLVRILSIFTTIDFSHNKFEGDIPKSIGNLGSLRGLNLSHNSLMGPIPQSFENLSVLESLDLSSNQLSGKIPQELATLKFLAVMNLSKNHLVGHIPRGQQFDTFENDSYLGNAGLCGFPLSRSCADSGMPQQPPSFEADEEEDDRGFMDWRAVVIGYGCGMVFGLFMGYVIFLTGRPKWFVRIVNEEGYRMVKKIEAKRRRLKRRR; this is encoded by the exons ATGGGCTGCCTATTTCTTGTCCTGGTTTTTGTGTTACAATATCCAATTATTGTTCTTTCAAGTGTTTTGTGCAGCCAAGACCAGAGCTTGGCTTTGCAGCAATTGAAGCTTAAACTGACCATAGATGAATCTTCTTCTTCTGATTGTGAATCCAATGGTCACCTTCCCtacccaaagacaatttcctggAATAAAAGCACTGATTGCTGTACCTGGGATGGAGTAACGTGTGATAGAATTACAGGTCAAATAACTGGGCTTGATCTTAGTTGCAGCCAACTTCATGGGACAATTGATTCCAACAGCACCCTCTTCCAACTTTCTCATCTGCTAAAGCTTAATTTAGCATACAATGATTTCTCCCCTTCCCAAATTTCAAGCAAATTTGGCTGGTTTCCAAGTTTGGCACATCTTAATCTCTCGCATTCAGGCTTTTCAGGCAAAATCCCTTCAGAAGTATCATACCTATCTAAGTTGATTTCACTTGATCTTTCCGCAGGTCTTGAGGAGTTGAGATTTGGACCTCACACTTTCAAATTGCTCCTTCAAAACTTAACCCAACTAAAAGAGCTTCACCTCACCTCTACATACATCTCTTCAGCACTGCCATCAAACTTCTCCTCTTCCTTGGAAGTCCTGAATCTTCTTAGCACCGAATTGTCTGGGAAAGTCCCAGATCACATTTTTCATTTACGAAGATTGCAAATCCTTAACCTAGGGAGCAACTTGTATCTCAAAGGGCATTTGCCAAAAATGCAATGGAACAGTAGCAGCTCTTTAAAGGAGTTAGATCTTTCTTCATCAGGCTTTTTCGGGAATGTACCAGATGCTATTGGTCATCTCAGCTCTTTAAGTTTCCTAGATTTCTCAAGTTGCTACTTCTCTGGAACCATTCCTCAATCTATAGGGAATctaacaaagctcaataatttgCGCCTCTTCTCGAACAACTTCAATGGTTCACTGCCATCAACAATCTCAAATCTGGTGCAACTTGTTGAATTTGATATTTCATCTAACAACTTTAGTGGTGATATTCCAAATATTTTCAGTAACTTCACCAAGCTCAAATCTTTATCCCTTGCAGATAACTTGTTCACAGGGTTGTTTCCATCCTCAGTTACAAACCTAACAAAGCTGGAGAGTTTAATACTCTCTAATTGTTCAATTGCTGGTCCTATTCCTTCTATCGCCACTGGATTCCCAAACCTCATTTTGCTCTTCCTATCAGATAACTTGCTTACTGGGGAAATACCATCTTGGATATTTGATCTTCCTTCCTTAAAATTCTTACAGATGAGAGCCAATCATCTTACTGGTCAACTTAAGGAATTTGGATACAACTTGCTAGAAGTTCTTGATGTTGGTGACAATAAGCTGCATGGACCTATCCCAAGATCATTCTCCAAACTTGTGAACTTGACAACACTAGATCTTTCTACGAACAACCTTTCTGGTGGTCTAGACATTGGTATGTTTTCAAACTGCAAACAACTTAGACGTCTTGGTCTTTCTTTTAACAATCTGTCGGTGTTTTCCAGCCACAAAGATATGGCCTTGCCGAGATCTATTGGAAGATTGTATGCATCTTCCTGCAATATAAGGGAATTAAATTTCTTACAAGCTGCAACGAGAATTGGTCAATTAGATCTTTCCAACAACAAGATCTATGGTAAAATTCCTGATTGGGCGTGGTCTGATTGGCAAAGCTCATTGTTTTATCTGAATCTTTCAAGCAATTTTCTAACTGCTATTGACCCACTTCATGACTTTGAAAATCTTGTTTATCTTGATCTTGGATCGAACTTGATTCAAGGAGAAGTACCTGCTCCACCTCCCTATATGTTCATCTTCATAGTGTCAAACAACAACTTCTCTGGGAAATTACCTTCACCACTATGCAAAATGAGTTCCCTAATGATTCTTGATTTGTCCAATAACAGCCTGACTGGAGTTATTCCAAAATGTTTAGTAAACATGAGCAGAAATCTCTCAGTGTTGGACCTGCATGACAATCAATTTCATGGGACACTTCCAAAAAATTTTGGTAAGGGAAGTAGTCTAAGAAGTCTCAATCTGCGGAAAAATAAACT AGCGCTGGAGGTACTTGATCTTGGAGAAAATTCCTTGAATGATACATTTCCCAAATGGCTGGGAACACTTCCTAGGCTACAGATTCTAAGTTTGAGATCCAATAGGTTACATGGCCCCGTTACCACTTCTATAAACCAAGTTTTGTTCTCTAAGTTGAAAATCCTTGATCTCTCTTATAATGACTTCACTGGAAATTTAACAGAAAGGTTTTTCAGGAATTTGAAAGCCATGACGATTGTAGATCCAAGGGGAACTCCCCTAACGTATATTGGAGAATATCTATACCATGATTCCCTGACAGTGGCTATAAAAGGGCAGCAGCTCCAACTTGTGAGGAttctttctattttcacaaccatTGATTTCTCACATAACAAATTTGAAGGTGATATACCAAAATCCATTGGCAATCTTGGTTCACTTCGAGGATTGAATTTGTCCCATAACAGCCTTATGGGTCCTATTCCTCAGTCCTTTGAGAATTTATCTGTTCTTGAGTCATTAGACCTGTCATCAAATCAACTCTCGGGGAAGATTCCTCAAGAACTTGCGACTCTGAAATTTCTTGCTGTCATGAATCTCTCAAAGAACCACCTGGTCGGACACATACCTAGAGGTCAACAGTTCGATACATTTGAAAATGATTCATATTTAGGAAATGCTGGATTATGTGGATTTCCCTTGTCTAGGAGCTGTGCAGATAGTGGGATGCCGCAACAACCTCCTTCATTTGAGgccgatgaagaagaagatgatcgAGGTTTTATGGATTGGAGAGCAGTGGTAATTGGATATGGTTGTGGAATGGTATTTGGATTATTTATGGGATATGTCATTTTCTTAACAGGGAGACCTAAATGGTTTGTGAGAATTGTCAACGAAGAAGGATACAGGATGGTTAAGAAAATTGAAGCAAAGAGAAGACGTCTGAAAAGAAGACGATGA
- the LOC107780067 gene encoding receptor-like protein 7 → MPIPSLELVPNWVLAGSAADSMTTSMGCLFLVLVFVLQYPIIVLSSVLCSQDQSLALQQLKLKLTNMNLLLLIVNPMVTFPTQRQFPGIKAPIAVPGMDQDQSLALQQLKLKLTIHESSSSDCESNGHLPYPKTISWNQSTDCCTWDGVTCDRITGQITGLDLSCSQLHGTIDSNSTLFQLSHLRKLNLAYNNFSPSQISRKFGWFRSLTHLNLSYSGFSGRIPSEVSYLYKLISLDLSVDLEELRFGPHTFKLILQNLTQLRELDLTFTYISSALRSNFSSSLEILNLPGTGLSGKFPDDIFHLPKLQKLNLGSNSDLTGHFPKTRWNSSSSLRELDLSLSSFSGNIPDSIGHLKSLRFLDLSSCYFSGTIPQSIGNLIQLNNLRLFSNNFNSSLPSTISNLVQLVEFVISYNNFSGDIPNIFSNFTKLKSLSLSHNLFTGLFPSSVTNLAKLESLELSNCSITGPIPPITTEFRNLILLFLSDNSLSGEIPSWIFDLPSLKFLDMRSNQLTGQLKEFRYNLLEVLDLDENMLHGPILRLFSKLVNLTTLDLSTNNFSGGLDIGIFSNCKQLRHLGLSFNNLSVFSSHRDVAIPSSVGRLYASSYLSNNKIFGKIPDWVWSDWQSSLFYLNISSNFLTAIDPLYDFENLVYLDLGSNLIQGELPAPPPYMFLFIVPKNNFTGKLPSPLCRMSSLVILDLSSNSLSGVIPKCLGKYSEKSQFAEYKLEGTLPQTLANCRALEVLDLGDNLLNDTFPKWLGTFPRLQVLKRFFRNLKAMMISDGTGTRIAYIGEDLYHDSLTVSIKGQQLQLVRILSIFTTIDFSHNKFEGDVPKSIGNLSSLRGLNLSHNNLIGPIPQSFENLSVLESLDLSSNQHSGNIPQELAALKSLAVMNLSLNNLVGRIPRGPQLDTFENDSYSGNAGLCGFPLSRNCGDNEMPQQPPPFEADEEEDDPGLMDWRAVVIGYGCGVVFGLFMGYVIFLTGRPKWFVRIVNEEGYRMDKKIEAKRRRRKRRG, encoded by the exons ATGCCAATACCCAGCTTAGAGCTGGTCCCTAACTGGGTTTTGGCAGGATCGGCAGCTGACTCAATGACAACATCA ATGGGCTGCCTATTTCTTGTCCTGGTTTTTGTGTTACAATATCCAATTATTGTTCTTTCAAGTGTTTTGTGCAGCCAAGACCAGAGCTTGGCTTTGCAGCAATTGAAGCTTAAACTGACCAACATGAATCTTCTTCTTCTGATTGTGAATCCAATGGTCACCTTCCCtacccaaagacaatttcctggAATAAAAGCACCGATTGCTGTACCTGGGATGGA CCAAGACCAGAGCTTGGCTTTGCAGCAATTGAAGCTTAAACTGACCATACATGAATCTTCTTCTTCTGATTGTGAATCCAATGGTCACCTTCCCTACCCAAAGACAATCTCCTGGAATCAAAGCACTGATTGCTGTACCTGGGATGGAGTAACATGTGATAGAATTACAGGTCAAATAACTGGGCTTGATCTTAGTTGCAGCCAACTTCATGGGACAATTGATTCCAACAGCACCCTCTTCCAACTTTCTCATCTGCGAAAGCTTAATTTAGCTTACAATAATTTCTCCCCTTCtcaaatttcaagaaaatttgGCTGGTTCCGAAGTTTGACACATCTTAATCTCTCGTATTCGGGCTTTTCAGGCAGAATCCCTTCAGAAGTATCATACTTATATAAGTTGATTTCACTTGATCTCTCAGTAGATCTTGAGGAGTTGAGATTTGGACCTCACACATTTAAATTGATCCTTCAAAACTTAACTCAATTAAGGGAGCTAGACCTCACCTTTACCTACATCTCTTCAGCACTGCGATCAAACTTCTCCTCTTCCTTGGAAATTCTGAATCTTCCAGGCACAGGATTGTCGGGGAAATTTCCTGATGACATTTTTCATTTGCCAAAACTACAAAAGCTTAACCTAGGAAGCAACTCGGATCTCACAGGACATTTTCCAAAGACTCGGTGGAACAGTAGCAGCTCCTTAAGGGAGTTAGACCTTTCTTTGTCAAGCTTTTCTGGGAATATACCAGATTCTATTGGTCATCTTAAATCTTTACGTTTTTTAGATCTCTCAAGCTGCTACTTCTCTGGAACCATTCCTCAATCTATTGGGAATCTCATACAGCTCAATAATTTGCGCCTCTTCTCGAACAACTTCAATAGTTCACTGCCATCAACAATCTCAAATCTAGTGCAACTTGTTGAATTTGTTATTTCATATAACAACTTTAGTGGTGACATTCCAAATATTTTCAGTAACTTCACCAAACTCAAATCTTTATCCCTGTCACATAACTTATTTACAGGGCTGTTTCCATCCTCAGTTACAAACCTGGCAAAGCTTGAAAGTTTAGAACTCTCTAATTGTTCAATTACCGGTCCTATTCCTCCTATCACCACCGAATTCCGGAACCTCATCTTGCTCTTCCTATCAGATAACTCGCTTAGTGGGGAAATACCATCTTGGATATTTGATCTTCCTTCCTTAAAATTCTTAGATATGAGATCCAATCAACTTACTGGTCAACTTAAGGAATTTAGATACAACTTGCTAGAAGTTCTTGATTTGGATGAGAATATGCTGCATGGACCTATCTTAAGATTATTCTCTAAACTTGTGAACTTGACAACACTAGATCTTTCTACGAACAACTTTTCTGGTGGTCTAGATATTGGTATATTTTCAAACTGCAAACAACTTAGACATCTTGGTCTCTCTTTTAACAATCTGTCAGTATTTTCGAGCCACAGAGATGTGGCAATTCCCAGTTCTGTTGGAAGACTTTATGCATCTTCCT ATCTTTCCAACAACAAGATCTTTGGAAAAATTCCTGATTGGGTGTGGTCTGATTGGCAAAGTTCATTGTTTTATCTGAATATTTCGAGCAATTTTCTAACTGCTATTGACCCACTTTATGACTTTGAAAATCTTGTTTATCTTGATCTTGGATCGAACCTGATTCAAGGAGAATTACCCGCTCCACCTCCCTACATGTTCCTCTTTATAGTCCCAAAAAATAACTTCACTGGGAAGTTACCTTCACCATTATGCAGAATGAGCTCCCTTGTCATTCTTGATTTGTCCAGTAATAGCTTGAGTGGAGTTATTCCCAAATGTTTG GGAAAGTACTCTGAGAAGTCTCAATTTGCAGAATATAAACTAGAAGGAACATTGCCACAAACCCTGGCCAATTGCAGAGCGCTAGAAGTACTTGATCTTGGAGACAACTTGTTGAATGATACATTTCCGAAATGGTTGGGAACATTTCCTAGGCTACAGGTTCTCA AAAGGTTTTTCAGGAATTTGAAAGCCATGATGATATCAGATGGAACAGGAACTCGCATAGCGTATATTGGAGAAGATCTATACCATGATTCCCTGACAGTGTCTATAAAAGGGCAGCAGCTCCAACTTGTGAGGAttctttctattttcacaaccatTGATTTCTCACATAACAAATTCGAAGGTGATGTACCAAAATCCATTGGCAATCTTAGTTCACTTCGAGGGTTGAATTTATCCCATAACAACCTTATTGGTCCAATTCCGCAGTCCTTTGAAAATTTATCTGTTCTTGAGTCGTTAGACCTATCATCGAACCAGCACTCGGGGAACATTCCTCAAGAACTTGCAGCACTAAAATCTCTTGCTGTCATGAATCTCTCACTGAACAATCTAGTCGGACGCATACCTAGAGGTCCACAGCTTGATACATTTGAAAATGACTCCTATTCAGGAAATGCTGGATTATGTGGATTTCCTTTGTCAAGAAATTGTGGAGATAATGAGATGCCCCAGCAACCTCCTCCATTTGAGgccgatgaagaagaagatgatccAGGTCTTATGGATTGGAGAGCAGTGGTAATAGGATATGGTTGCGGAGTGGTGTTTGGATTATTTATGGGATATGTCATATTCTTAACAGGGAGACCAAAATGGTTTGTGAGAATTGTCAACGAAGAAGGATACAGGATGGATAAGAAAATTGAGGCCAAGAGAAGACGTCGGAAAAGAAGAGGATGA